Below is a genomic region from Mycolicibacterium neworleansense.
CCGGGCTCTACCCGGCCCTGACCGCCCGGCTGCGCCCCGGCGGTCTGTTGGCCATCTGTGTCCTCAGCGAGGTCGGCGCGGAGCCGGGCCGGTTCCGGGCCGCTGCGGGCGAACTCGAGGCGGCCTTTGCCGGTCTGGAGGGCCTTGCCGCGGCAGAGGTGAACGGCCAGGCCTGGCTGGTGGCGCGGGCACCCGCTACCGTGCGGCGTTGACGGGCACCCGCCGGGCCTGCGCCAGCAGTTCGCCCCACGCGTTGAACGCCTCGGCGTACTCGGCCGTGCTGCCCGAGCTGCCGCCGGCGAGGTCGACCAATGCCCTTGCGATACTGCCGATTCCGATA
It encodes:
- a CDS encoding ANTAR domain-containing protein is translated as MSYSRLRADDTSRIKIDVAIGVLVALRGCAPEQAFAELVRVVQRTGIGIGSIARALVDLAGGSSGSTAEYAEAFNAWGELLAQARRVPVNAAR